The genome window GATACAGCAACAACCctcaaagaaaaacaagTCCTCTCACCTCATCGTACTTCTGCAATGCTAACCAATAATGCTGCGATAGACCAAACAAACCCCTAAGCGCCCTCCTGCCGATCCTCCCCGCGGCTATGGTATACATCGCCGAAAGAGCCTTCCGGTCGAGCCTTCGAAGGTCGATGTCCTGTTCGCGGGGCAGTTTCCGACCTTGCCGTTGGTAAACCACCTCGATAAGACATGTCAGGATGTCGGCTTCCCAGGTGGCCAGGAGATCGTGATGAAACGACGTAATGTGTCGTTGGAGTCTCATCAGGTCGAGCTTGAGGCGCAGATTTCGGGCTTGGATCTTGGCGAGCTTGTATTCGAGGTTGTGGTTGCTGGCATTCAGGGCGTCCAATGCTGCAGAGTATCTCTGCGAAGGAAGGTCGTCAGTCTGCGGATTCCGGCTTGCGTGGGCTTGACTCACCTCTACTGATGAGAGGGACGATTCAGAGTCCAAGGTTGATTGGGAGATGGATAGATCGGGAGACATGCTGGGGTCAAATGGTCGGAGCCTGAGACTCATGGTGGTTGGGTCAGGGGCGCTCAGTGGCTCTTTCTTCTACTGTGGAGAACGTTAAGGAATGAATGACTAGACTGTTGAACAAGATAAGCTGCTGCTAAAGGAATGATTGTCTGCCGCTCGTGCGCTGAGCTTGTCGTGTGGACGAATTCCCATGCCTGTAGATGTATCCTACTAGCTATGGTACTACAATTGTGATCGTATCACCAAGGAAAGAGCCACCCACTACCTGGAAGGCCCAGTGGGATGTCATCATTCGTGAGCTATGTACTGTATCGCGTCTATCTAGAGAAGAGTGTCAAAGACTCTGAAGCCAATTTATAGCTTGCTTCCTGAAGACTTTCCGAACTCGATTACCAGTTTTCCAAATTGCTTTCCCTCCTTCATGTCCTGGAATAAACGGTCAAGTCCCTCAATATCGCCCAGGTCGGTCTGCACAACGCGAGAAATCACTGGATGGATCTTGTTCGCCTTGACGAAATCGACCATCTCTTTGAACTCCTTGCGAGAGCCCATGGTAGAGCCACGAACGTCAATGTTCTTCAAAACAGCCTGCATTAGGAATGGCATCTTGGGGGACACGGTCATTCCATAAACGGAGAGGACACCACCAGCCTGTCTCGGTCAGTTGGGCTTCAGACGGGCGCGCATGGACGTCATACCTTGAGCAACTTGGTGGCCTTCTCGACAGAATCACCACCTGCACCATCGATGACGGCGTCAAAGTTCTGCTTGCCGCTAGGAAGCATACCCAAAAGCTTCTTTTCCCATCCCTCTTCCTTGTAATTCACACCACCTCTGGCTCCCAGTGCCACGGCTTTTtggatcttctcctcgctcgAACTGGTCACATAGACATCCGCACCCCTGGCCACCGCGAAACGGAGAACAATCAGCGCAACACCACCGCCAATCCCCGTGATCAAGACAGCTGCGCCTTTGCCAGAGTTCCTTTCGCCCGCCTTAACCACCAACGCTCTCCATCCCGTCAATCCAGTCAATGGCAACGCAGCGGCTTCCGCATCCGACAGATGCTCGGGAGCTTCTTCCACCTCGGACTCTTCAATGGTGAGGTATTCCTGCAGTGTACCCTTGTTGTAGATTTTTGTTCCACCCATAATACGATAGCCCTTAGGATCTTCCGGTCCATCCGGAGAATCGTTCCAACCCGTCCCAGGGTTCAGAATCACACGCTTGCCCTGCCAGCGTTCGGGATTTGTCACGTCGGGGCCAGTGCCGACAACCACTCCCACCCCGTCTGCGCCTAGGGGAACATCGAAAGTGGCGCCTGGGTACAggtgctgccgcagaaaAACATCGCGATGGTTGAGTGAGGCCGCAGTCATTTTGACCAGGAGTTCGCGCCCCTGGGGTGTCGGCAAAGGCAGTGTCTGGACGGAGAGGGGGTAGTAGACTTGGCCGGGTTTGCCATCGACTTGGGACATGAAG of Aspergillus fumigatus Af293 chromosome 2, whole genome shotgun sequence contains these proteins:
- a CDS encoding putative alcohol dehydrogenase; its protein translation is MSKAIFMSQVDGKPGQVYYPLSVQTLPLPTPQGRELLVKMTAASLNHRDVFLRQHLYPGATFDVPLGADGVGVVVGTGPDVTNPERWQGKRVILNPGTGWNDSPDGPEDPKGYRIMGGTKIYNKGTLQEYLTIEESEVEEAPEHLSDAEAAALPLTGLTGWRALVVKAGERNSGKGAAVLITGIGGGVALIVLRFAVARGADVYVTSSSEEKIQKAVALGARGGVNYKEEGWEKKLLGMLPSGKQNFDAVIDGAGGDSVEKATKLLKAGGVLSVYGMTVSPKMPFLMQAVLKNIDVRGSTMGSRKEFKEMVDFVKANKIHPVISRVVQTDLGDIEGLDRLFQDMKEGKQFGKLVIEFGKSSGSKL